The region CTAACTCTAATAATTCTTTTCGTCTTGGAGACTGTGACGCTAAAATAATTCCCATAATCAACACTCCTTCTTATTTATCCACATTTCAATGTCGAATTCTGATAACAGATTCGACATCTAATATAATTAAAAATTATAACATATACAGGAGATTCTATATGACTATCTAAATAATCTCTGCTAAATTATCAGACTACCAAGAAGTTTTCCAAATGATGCTCAATTTATACGAAGACACTCTCCAATAATCATAAACCTCTGAAGAAAAATTCAAATAAAGAAATTATCTTCTTCAGCAAATTAGAGTAATAGGGATGGAAAAAACATCTTATATGTGGATAAACATATCATCTTCTTACAAGAAAAGCATAAACTTTTAATAAAAAAATAATTTTAAAATATATGAGAATATTTTTAACTTTAAAGAACTAGACTAAACAATATAAATTTTTAATATTTATCATTGACTAAAATTAGTTAAGTGTATAAGATATTAATAAGTCAATATCTACGTTGAAAAGGAGAGTACCTTTTAATTAAGTCAAAGCGAGTCAGGGACGGTGGGAGCCTGATATGGCGTTAAAAGCGAAGAACACCTTGGAGTTACTTATCGAAAGCAATTATTTGTAAGTAGGCTAAGTCGTACACCTGCGTTAAAGGGAAAGGGTAAGAATATTCTATTCTTAAACTAGGGTGGTACCGCGGATCAACAGTCATTCGTCCCTTTTGGGCGAAGACTGTTTTTTTTGTTGCCGGAGGTGGAATTCATGTACGAAAGCAAGTTATCTCTCATTGAAACACAAAAAGGAATCAAAAAAATTAAAGATTTTTTTCAAACAGAATTAGCAAAAGAATTAAATCTACTTCGAGTATCAGCTCCTTTATTTGTCCCATCAGATAGTGGACTAAATGATAATTTAAATGGAGTTGAACGTCCAGTAAGCTTTGATTTATTATCAGGGGAAACTATTCAAATCGTTCATTCACTTGCTAAGTGGAAACGTAAAGCCTTAAAAGACTATGGATTTTCTATAGATGAAGGGTTATACACAGATATGAACGCGATTCGAAGAGATGAAACTTTATCTAATATCCATTCGATCTATGTTGATCAATGGGATTGGGAAAAAATTATTCTTGAGGAAAACCGCACGACACAGAATTTATACTCAATTGTTCAACAAATTTATCGTGCACTAGTTGAGACGGAAAAAAGTTTATTAAAGACTTATCCACAACTCACCAAAAAATTGCCTGATGAAATTACATTTATTACGAGCCAAGAGTTAGAAAATTTATATCCTAATTTATCTCCAAAAGAAAGAGAAGATGAAATTTGCAAAAAGTATGGCGCTGTTTTTATTTCGCAAATTGGGAAGGTTTTAAACTCTGGCAAAGTTCATGATTTACGAGCACCTGATTACGATGATTGGGAACTAAATGGGGATATCTTACTCTATAATCCCATCTTAAAAAGGGCTTTTGAAATTTCATCAATGGGAATTCGTGTAGATAAACAAGCTCTACTTCATCAACTAGAGGTGACCGATACAATGGATCGATTGAATTTACCATATCATCAAGATTTGATAAATGGTCGATATCCATTTACTGTTGGTGGTGGGATTGGACAATCTCGCTTATGTATGTTTTTCTTAGAAAAAATGCATATCGGTGAAGTTCAAAGTTCAATTTGGCCTGTGGATATCATTGAGCAGTGTAAGCAACAAAATATTCATTTATTATAAAAGGAGGACCTATTAATGGAAAAAATCGTTGTACGTCAATTATTTAGAAATTTAGATCGTTATGCTAACCAAGTGGTTGAAATTAACGGATGGGTTCGTAACAATCGCGCTCAAAAAGCATTTGGATTCTTAATGATCAATGATGGATCATTCTTTGAAACAATCCAAGCTGTATATGAAGAAAATTTAGAAAACTTTAAAGAAGTTCAAAAATTTCGTGTTGGTTCTGCTGTAACAGTTCGCGGATTAGTTTATCCTACACCAGGCTCAAAACAACCATTTGAAATTAAAGTACAAGAAGTTATTCTTGAAGGAGATTGTCCAGAAAACTATCCAATCCAACCAAAACAACATACTCGTGAATTCTTACGTGAAGTGGCACACTTACGTCCACGTACTAACCTATTCTCAGCAGTATTCCGTGTTCGTTCATTAGTAGCATACGCTATCCATAGCTATTTCCAAGAAAAAAACTTCGTTTATGTGCACACTCCAATTATCACTGGATCAGATGCTGAAGGTGCAGGAGAAATGTTCCAAGTTACAACGTTAGATTTCAATAACGTACCACGCACTGAAGAAGGAACAGTAGATTTCAAACAAGATTTCTTCGCAAAATCTACAAACTTAACGGTATCAGGACAGTTAGAAGCTGAAACATTCGCTTTAGCATTACGTGATGTGTATACATTCGGACCGACGTTCCGTGCAGAAAACTCAAATACACAACGTCATGCTGCTGAGTTCTGGATGATTGAACCAGAAATCGCATTTGCCGACTTACAAGACGATATGGATTTAGCTGAGGGTATGATTAAATACATCATCAACTATGTATTAGAAAATGCCCCTGAAGAAATGAAATTCTTTAATCAATTCGTAAGCAAAGGTGTATTAGATCGTGTTAAAGCTGTGGCAGAATCAGACTTCAAACGTTTACCATACACAGAGGCAATTGAAATTTTATTAAAAGCAGATAAAAAATTCGAAAACCCAGTTTCATGGGGAATTGACTTATCCACAGAACATGAACGTTACTTAACAGACGAAGTATTCAAAGCGCCTGTTTTCGTAACAGACTATCCAAAAGATATTAAAGCATTCTACATGCGATTAAATGATGATCAAAAAACAGTTGCTGCAATGGACCTTTTAGTACCAGGTGTTGGTGAATTAATCGGTGGTTCTCAACGTGAAGAACGTTTAGAAATTTTAGAGCAACGTATGGATGAAATCGGAGTACCAAAAGAAGAATTAGACTGGTATTTAGACTTACGCCGTTATGGTGGTGTAAAACATGCTGGATTCGGTTTAGGATTTGAGCGTATGATTATGTACATCACTGGTGTTGAAAATATTCGCGACGTTGTACCATTCCCACGTACACCAAAAAATGCAGAATTCTAAGATATCCACAAGAAAAACTCTCCTCATGGAGAGTTTTTTAATTTAATATAATGTGTAACCGTATACAATTATAAGTCCTTTCTAAATTACGATATAATTAAACTATTATAATAGGGTAATTATACACTAAGAAAGGGTGATGACATTGGCCACGATGAAAGACGTTGCAAAATTAGCAGGGGTTTCCTTATCAACAACATCTTATGCACTAAATGGAAGCAATAAAATTAGTGACGCAACAAGGCAGAAAGTTTTAGAAGCAGCTAAACAACTTAACTTTTCTCCAAACGCAGCTGCTAGGTCTTTAAAAACAAAAAAAACAAAAATTATTGGTGTTATTTTAAGTGATTTTATCGGTCCATACTTTAGCAGTTTATTAGCTGGAATTCAACATCAAGTACGAGAAGACGGATACGATGTTATTGTTATCTCAGGTATTGAAACAGGAGAACGATTTATTAGACAAAAACTTGTAGATGGAATGATTATGTTAAATCCAGCTATTGAAGATAGCGTAATAGGCGCTTATGCTAGTCACGAAACACCTTTTATCCTAATGGATCGCAAACTCGAAGGCGATGGAATTTATAACGTCATGATTAACAACCATGATGCTTTTACACAAATTATGAAACATCTAGTTCAACAAGGTAGTAAAAAAATTGCCTATATGAGTGGGGATACATTTGCATCTGACAATAACTATCGTCATGATGCTTATCAACAAGTCTTAAAAGATTATGAACTAACGTATTCAAGAACTTTTGAGTGTGATTATACAAAAGAAAAGGCATATCAAATCGTAAAACATTTAATTGAAAAACAAGAGGTTGACTTTGACACATTAGCCTGTGCTAATGACTTGATGGCAGTCGGAGCCATTGAAGCCTTTAAAGAAGCTGGAATCAATATTCCTAATGATATCATTGTTTCGGGATTTGATGATATTGAACTTTCACAATATTGTTATCCACAAATCACAACCTATCATATCAATCGCTATCAATGGGGGAGAAAAGCGGGCGAAATTATGATGCGTGCGATTAATAAAGAAGAAGGAATTCATACGCATGAATTTACAGGATATTTAATTGAGCGTGATTCAACAAAAAAGGCATCGAATTAATTTCGATGCTTTTTTAAAGGGGGAAAAACAGATGAATTACAAGTGGATTATTGAAAATCAAGTAGCTATCTCTTTAGAATCGCGAGAAAAATTATCATCAGAATCAATCTTTCAAACAATTGTAACCATTGAAAAAGAAGATTTCCGTTTAATTTGGAAATGGAATGACTCTAGTGAAGTTAGACACTATATGTATACTGTGGGCAATTATCCTAATCCAACAGAATTTGAACTTTATGAATTTCAACAATTTATTAACTATGAAATTAAACATCGTCGAAAGATTCTTTTATGGTTTCAATCAATCGATATGCAAGAAATTTATTTTAACTATTTAAAAATAAATCATCCACAAGTAGAGTTACCATTAAAGCTTGAACACTGTAAAGCATGCTATGAAAAGGGCTGTTTAACTGATTTATTTTGTCATACTTCTTCCATAGAAGATGGAATTAAAATTTTATCAACAGGAGAACTACTTTCATCAAGAAAAGTTCGTAAAGAAGATATCAACGTTTTAAGAATGGAATCGAGAAATGCAGCTGGCGATCCTGTGGACTATTTTGATTATGTCATGCTGTCTTACGGTAACTGTTTTTCCGGAGATCGTTTAGTAACAGAAAGACGAATTAATGACAATCCCACTGAATTAGACTTAACAACTAACTTCCAACCAGGCATTCGGTATTACTTTAATCGACAGGCCCTTCAACACCATCCTAACTTTTGTTGTGATGGCTATCATGCTGGTAAAGTAAAAGATCGAATTAACCTATTAGACCACCTACTTTGCTGTATTGTGCCGAAAACCCACGAACAATTAATTAAACAATTTGCTCATCCAAACTTATTATCTAAAATTATATTTTTAGAGACTATAGCAGATTTACACTTATGGACACATCAAGCCTATGAAACAGCAAAAAAATTCAATCATTAAAAACACGCCGAGTAGCGTGTTTTTAATTTAATTGTCGACAAATAAAAACAGTTATCTACAAACCATTCACACCCATGTGGACAAAAAACGACACTTATCTACAAGTTATTCACAGGATATCAACAAACAAAAATGTTGTAAAATCGACACTTTCAGACACTTATCCTCAATATCCACAATGCTTATTATTGTTTTTATTATTAAAAGAATATAATAATATATATTAATCGAATATTCGACAAGTTAATCTATAAAAAATATATAGCTCAGTGTTAGAATCCTTTTTATCCTATTTTCTAATATCCATAATTTTTAGACGGAACTAATTTCTACTTGTTAAAGTGATAAAAAAACCACTCTAGTTAGAGTGGCTTATTTTTTCTTTTTATTCTTAGAATGACCATATGATTTTGATTGTGAACGATAACCACCTTTTTGACCATTTTTTTGATTAGATTTAGTAGCAGGTTTTCCACTTTTACTTGGTAACTTTGGTTTAGCAGGTTTAATTAAACATTCAGGGCCATAACCCACTAAATCTAAACGTCCAGCCTTTTGTAATGCCTCATAAACTAAATCATAATTCTGTGGATTCTTATATTGAATTAATGCACGTTGCATTGCTTTCTCATGAGGATCTTTCGGTACATAAACAGGGGTCATCGTACGAGGATCAACTCCTGTATGGAACATCGTTGTGGATAACGTACCTGGAGTTGGATAGAAATCCTGTACCTGTTCAGGTTGATGATTAATATCACGTAAATATTCTGCCAACTCAATCGCTCCACGTAAATCACAGCCCGGATGTGAACTCATTAAATAAGGGACTAAATACTGATCCTTATCTAACTTTTGATTAATCGCATAATACTTCTTCACAAAACG is a window of Turicibacter sanguinis DNA encoding:
- the asnA gene encoding aspartate--ammonia ligase, whose protein sequence is MYESKLSLIETQKGIKKIKDFFQTELAKELNLLRVSAPLFVPSDSGLNDNLNGVERPVSFDLLSGETIQIVHSLAKWKRKALKDYGFSIDEGLYTDMNAIRRDETLSNIHSIYVDQWDWEKIILEENRTTQNLYSIVQQIYRALVETEKSLLKTYPQLTKKLPDEITFITSQELENLYPNLSPKEREDEICKKYGAVFISQIGKVLNSGKVHDLRAPDYDDWELNGDILLYNPILKRAFEISSMGIRVDKQALLHQLEVTDTMDRLNLPYHQDLINGRYPFTVGGGIGQSRLCMFFLEKMHIGEVQSSIWPVDIIEQCKQQNIHLL
- the asnS gene encoding asparagine--tRNA ligase, with the translated sequence MEKIVVRQLFRNLDRYANQVVEINGWVRNNRAQKAFGFLMINDGSFFETIQAVYEENLENFKEVQKFRVGSAVTVRGLVYPTPGSKQPFEIKVQEVILEGDCPENYPIQPKQHTREFLREVAHLRPRTNLFSAVFRVRSLVAYAIHSYFQEKNFVYVHTPIITGSDAEGAGEMFQVTTLDFNNVPRTEEGTVDFKQDFFAKSTNLTVSGQLEAETFALALRDVYTFGPTFRAENSNTQRHAAEFWMIEPEIAFADLQDDMDLAEGMIKYIINYVLENAPEEMKFFNQFVSKGVLDRVKAVAESDFKRLPYTEAIEILLKADKKFENPVSWGIDLSTEHERYLTDEVFKAPVFVTDYPKDIKAFYMRLNDDQKTVAAMDLLVPGVGELIGGSQREERLEILEQRMDEIGVPKEELDWYLDLRRYGGVKHAGFGLGFERMIMYITGVENIRDVVPFPRTPKNAEF
- a CDS encoding LacI family DNA-binding transcriptional regulator → MKDVAKLAGVSLSTTSYALNGSNKISDATRQKVLEAAKQLNFSPNAAARSLKTKKTKIIGVILSDFIGPYFSSLLAGIQHQVREDGYDVIVISGIETGERFIRQKLVDGMIMLNPAIEDSVIGAYASHETPFILMDRKLEGDGIYNVMINNHDAFTQIMKHLVQQGSKKIAYMSGDTFASDNNYRHDAYQQVLKDYELTYSRTFECDYTKEKAYQIVKHLIEKQEVDFDTLACANDLMAVGAIEAFKEAGINIPNDIIVSGFDDIELSQYCYPQITTYHINRYQWGRKAGEIMMRAINKEEGIHTHEFTGYLIERDSTKKASN